A DNA window from Sphingomonas profundi contains the following coding sequences:
- a CDS encoding MlaE family ABC transporter permease, which translates to MTGSRIGVALFAFFAGIGGVLVRVFAAIGRVTIFAFTTVRRALSPPYYPGKLFEQIAHIGWFSLPVVGLTAIFTGAALAQQTFTAGSRFNAQSTVPAIVVMGIVRELGPVLVGLMVAGRVSSAMAAELGTMRVTEQLDAMTTLRTDPYRYLIAPRLFAAVIALPILVLIANCIGIFGGYLISVHKLDFNASNYLTVSRKFIEADDVAMALVKAGVFGFFIALMGCFHGFNADGGAAGVGDATRSAVVNAFILILLSNLLITVMAFG; encoded by the coding sequence ATGACAGGTTCGCGTATCGGAGTGGCGCTGTTCGCCTTCTTCGCCGGCATCGGCGGCGTGCTGGTGCGGGTGTTCGCCGCGATCGGGCGGGTGACGATCTTCGCCTTCACCACCGTGCGCCGGGCGCTGAGCCCGCCTTACTACCCCGGCAAGCTGTTCGAGCAGATCGCCCATATCGGATGGTTCTCGCTGCCGGTGGTGGGGCTGACGGCGATCTTCACCGGCGCGGCGCTGGCGCAGCAGACGTTCACCGCCGGATCGCGCTTCAACGCGCAATCGACCGTGCCGGCCATCGTGGTGATGGGCATCGTGCGGGAGCTTGGGCCGGTGCTGGTGGGCCTGATGGTGGCGGGCCGCGTCTCCTCCGCGATGGCGGCCGAACTCGGCACCATGCGCGTGACCGAGCAGCTGGACGCGATGACGACCCTGCGCACCGATCCCTATCGCTACCTGATCGCCCCGCGCCTGTTCGCCGCCGTGATCGCGCTGCCCATATTGGTGCTGATCGCCAACTGCATCGGCATCTTCGGCGGGTATCTGATCTCCGTCCACAAGCTGGATTTCAACGCGTCGAACTATCTCACCGTGTCGCGCAAGTTCATCGAGGCGGACGACGTGGCGATGGCGCTGGTGAAGGCGGGCGTGTTCGGCTTCTTCATCGCGCTGATGGGCTGCTTCCACGGCTTCAACGCCGATGGCGGCGCGGCGGGCGTTGGCGACGCCACCCGCAGCGCGGTGGTGAACGCGTTCATCCTGATCCTGCTTTCCAACCTCCTCATCACCGTGATGGCCTTCGGATGA